The Mesoterricola silvestris sequence CGGGGCGGAATTGACCGCCGAGGCCGCCATCGCCCACTGCAGGGCCCACCTCGCCGCCTTCAAGGCCCCGCGGCACGTGGTGTTCGTCCCCGCCCTGCCCCGGAACGCCCTGGGCAAGGTGGACAAGGCCGGGCTGAGGCGGGAATTCGGAGGACAGGCATGAATACCGGAACCACGGCCTCGTACACGCGGGTCCTCCTGCAGGCGGACTTCGACCGCTTCGCCCGGCTCAGCCGGGACGACAACCCCATCCACGTGGATCCGGCCTTCGCCGCCACCAGCCACTTCGGCGCCACCGTGGCCCACGGCATGATGCTCTACGGCTGCATCGCCAAGGCCCTGGGCGAGCTCATTCCCGGCCCCGGCGCCGTGCAGCTTGAGCAGACCCTCATGTTCCCCAACGGCACCCACACCCTGGAGCCCATCACCGTGAGCCTGGCCGTGGAGGGCGAGGCCGGCGGGATCCTGGACATCGCGACCCTGGTCACCAAGCCCGGCCCCGGCGGCGCCCCCGTGCCCTCCGCCACCGGGCGCACCCGGGTGGCGCCCCTGGACGTGGCCGTGCCCCGCCTGGACCTGCCCGACGCCGCCCCCGAACCCGGGGACGAGGCCTTCTACGGCCTGCGCCTGGGGGATTCCGTGGGCGAGACCCGCACCTTCACCCTGGCCGACCTGGAGGAGTACGGCGACCTCACCGGGGACCGCAACCCCCTCTTCCGGGACGACGCCTACGCCCGGGACCGGGGCTTCGAGGGCCGCATCATCCCCGGCCCGCTCCTGGGGGGCATGTTCTCGGACCTCCTGGGGACCCGGCTCCCGGGCCGGGGCACCGGCTGGATGAAGCAGTCCCTGCGCTACCCCGCCCCCGCCTACCCCGGCGAAGCCCTCACCGCCACCGTCGCCATCACCCGGCTCCGGGCCGCCAAGGAACTGGTGAACCTCTCCACCCGCGTCACGGCCCCCGGTGGCCGGGTGGTGTGCGACGGGGAGGCCCTGGTCCTGGTGCGCAATCTGGAAAACAAGGGCTGAACTGTGACCGGGTTCCCTTCCGGCGGGTTCCGGGGGGACTATGCTGGAAGGTGAGGGAAGGCGTCCGGGCAGCCAGCAGGACATTCCATCCCAAGCAACCCCGGCTCCCCGCACCCTCCCCAAGGGAGGCGAGGATGATGTTGCACGTGCGGGTATCCCGGGTGGACGACTACGCCGGAGAGCTCACCCAGGGGCTCCGGAAGCTTGAAGCCGAGAAGGCCCGGGGCTACCTGAGCCGGGAGGAGCAGGAGGACTTTCTCCTGGATCTCCACAAGGCCATCGACAGGAACGACCTGCGGCCCATGCGCACCCGGGCCCTGGTGGACCTGGTCCTGGCGGCCCTCACCGCCGCCGCGGCCGCCCTCCTTTCCTGGAAGCTCCCCGAGGACCACATCCCCCACGCCGTGCTCCTGGCCCTCTGCGCCATCAGCCTGGGCATGGCGGCGTGGCGCTACCGCCTCTACCACCGCCGCCGGCTCCACGACCGCAAGTGGCTGACCCGATTGGAGCAGTCGGTGGCGGCAGGGGGGAGCATCTTCGACTAAGGTGTGTCGGCAAACCCCAGGTACTGAATCGATAGGTTGATCACGGTGATCTGGCTCCAGGTTTGAATTGACGCTCTTTATCCTGCCTTTTCCCCTGGATCCTGTTTATCCCCGTTTGAGCATGGCTGGGAGTTGGCGCCACCTTTAGGTCAAGGACGGCGAGTAACATGCGCACCGGCCCACCCCTGCGTCAGCCCTGCGGAAACAGGTCGAGTAGCGCGGGGGAACTGCCCCCCCGCGCCCTCACGGATCCGGACGTGAGACTCTCACCTCATCCGGCTCGTCCTGCCCAGCCTCCAGGTCGTATTCCCAGGGTCCAGTGGTAGAACAGCCCTTCTTGCCGCTGGTGGGCAATGTCGCCCAACCAACGAAAGGCTGCCGTCCAGTCCCGGTGGAACCGCTTGTATTTCCGTTTGGCCCAGCGGGCCAGGACCAGATTCAGGTAGTCGAGAAGTTCCAGGCACTCCGAGCGGTGGAACCGCCCATAGTAGTTGACCCATCCCCTGACGATGGGATTGATGAACGAGGCAAGCTCGCTCAGGGTCTTGGTGTTCATCTTCGTCGTCAGTTTCCACTCCCGGATGGCTTCCCGAGCGGCCTTCTTCGCCTTGTCGCTCATGGCCGGATTGAAGCCCACAAAGAGCTTTCCGTCCCGGGTCTTCACCGACCGCCCCCGAAAGGTGTAGCTCAGGAAGTCGAAGGCCGTGTGGTCATGGTCCCCCGGGCGCGAATCGTCCTTACAGTAGACGATCTTCGTTTTCTCCGGGTGGAGTTCCAGCCCCTTGTCCTTCAATCGCCTGCGCACCCCTTCCAGGACGTATTTGGCCTGGGCCAGGCTCACGCAATGGATCACCGCATCGTCGGCATACCGCTCGAACGGGACGTTCGGAAAGACCCGCCCCATCCAGGCATCGAACGCATAGTGCATGAACAGGTTGGCCAGCAATGGGCTGATCACCCCGCCCTGCGGCGTTCCCGCCGTCCGTTCCTGCAGGGTTCCGTCCTCCCGTTGGGCCGGGGCCTTGAGCCACCGTTCCACGTACAGGGGGATCCACTTCAGGGCCGAATCCGACTCGGTATGGTGCCGAACCGCCTTGAGGATCAGGTCATGCGGCAGGTTATCAAAGAATCCTTTGATATCCAGATCGATGACCCAGTCCAGGCGCCAGCAGCGCTCCCTTGCCTTTGCTACGGCATCCAGTGCCGAACGACCCGGCCGATAGCCGTAGGAGTCCTCGTGGAACATGGGTTCCACCAAAGGCTCCAATACCTGCTTGGCTACCATCTGGGCCACTCGGTCCGCCACGGTCGGAATGCCCAAGGGTCTCGTCCGG is a genomic window containing:
- a CDS encoding MaoC/PaaZ C-terminal domain-containing protein; this translates as MNTGTTASYTRVLLQADFDRFARLSRDDNPIHVDPAFAATSHFGATVAHGMMLYGCIAKALGELIPGPGAVQLEQTLMFPNGTHTLEPITVSLAVEGEAGGILDIATLVTKPGPGGAPVPSATGRTRVAPLDVAVPRLDLPDAAPEPGDEAFYGLRLGDSVGETRTFTLADLEEYGDLTGDRNPLFRDDAYARDRGFEGRIIPGPLLGGMFSDLLGTRLPGRGTGWMKQSLRYPAPAYPGEALTATVAITRLRAAKELVNLSTRVTAPGGRVVCDGEALVLVRNLENKG
- the ltrA gene encoding group II intron reverse transcriptase/maturase, encoding MSEAKPYSISREQVAEAWRLVRANRGAGGVDGETLSMFDKDLEGNLYKIWNRMSSGSYFPPPVKRVEIPKKDGRTRPLGIPTVADRVAQMVAKQVLEPLVEPMFHEDSYGYRPGRSALDAVAKARERCWRLDWVIDLDIKGFFDNLPHDLILKAVRHHTESDSALKWIPLYVERWLKAPAQREDGTLQERTAGTPQGGVISPLLANLFMHYAFDAWMGRVFPNVPFERYADDAVIHCVSLAQAKYVLEGVRRRLKDKGLELHPEKTKIVYCKDDSRPGDHDHTAFDFLSYTFRGRSVKTRDGKLFVGFNPAMSDKAKKAAREAIREWKLTTKMNTKTLSELASFINPIVRGWVNYYGRFHRSECLELLDYLNLVLARWAKRKYKRFHRDWTAAFRWLGDIAHQRQEGLFYHWTLGIRPGGWAGRAG